Proteins from a single region of Nitrososphaerota archaeon:
- a CDS encoding SCP2 sterol-binding domain-containing protein, producing the protein MAKFMSDEYVSQVQATLVADPKWSESTKALKTSIAFNVTDAGQNFILTVENGTSTFQKVPPGSAAEFSFDGTYDVWSKVAKGEVDIQAAVLKGELRFRGSLTKILAYRDRFIRVAEVMRDVPKEF; encoded by the coding sequence ATGGCAAAGTTCATGAGTGATGAGTACGTCTCCCAGGTGCAGGCAACCCTGGTCGCCGACCCGAAGTGGTCCGAGTCGACGAAGGCCCTGAAGACAAGCATCGCTTTCAACGTCACCGATGCCGGCCAGAACTTCATCCTCACGGTGGAGAATGGGACGTCCACGTTCCAGAAGGTCCCCCCGGGGTCGGCCGCAGAATTCTCCTTCGACGGGACCTACGATGTGTGGTCCAAGGTGGCGAAGGGGGAGGTGGACATACAGGCAGCGGTCCTGAAAGGGGAGCTGAGGTTCAGGGGCTCCCTGACGAAGATCCTTGCCTACAGGGACAGGTTCATCAGAGTCGCCGAAGTCATGAGGGACGTGCCTAAGGAGTTCTAG
- a CDS encoding Zn-ribbon domain-containing OB-fold protein: MDDLPQLRSRRTLTLRFDIPISKTREFWESLSRGKFVTTKCANCGRISFPPQSDCPGCMASQSEWVDLGTEASLVTFTQVRVTPASFEGKGPYIIAIAEFRDGVKALAWLEGADPETTEPGMKVRIETRTGEGGNPYYVFVPS; encoded by the coding sequence ATGGACGACCTTCCACAGCTTCGCTCGAGGAGGACCCTGACCCTCAGGTTCGACATACCCATCTCGAAGACTCGCGAGTTCTGGGAGTCTCTGAGCCGAGGGAAGTTCGTCACCACCAAGTGCGCGAACTGCGGCCGCATCTCCTTCCCCCCGCAGTCCGACTGCCCCGGTTGCATGGCGTCACAATCAGAATGGGTCGACCTCGGCACGGAGGCGAGCCTGGTGACGTTCACCCAGGTCAGGGTGACCCCGGCGAGTTTCGAGGGAAAGGGGCCCTACATCATAGCTATCGCGGAGTTCAGAGACGGGGTGAAGGCGCTGGCCTGGCTCGAAGGAGCAGATCCAGAGACTACGGAGCCAGGCATGAAGGTGAGGATCGAGACGAGGACCGGAGAAGGAGGGAACCCCTACTACGTCTTCGTGCCTTCCTAG
- a CDS encoding thiolase domain-containing protein: MSRVAVVGIGHSRFGRRTDVNLGELAFESIKQAVDDAGVDRKDIGNVVVGSAGGWYEESLPAVVVGEYAGLSGAGTMRVEAACASGSAAVKAAYNSIVSGETEVAMAVGVEKMTEVDTPTSVELIGRAGSYTWEFENYGMTFPAYYALYAVAHMKKFGTTQEDLARISVKAHRYGSMNPLAQFQKEITLEKALGSQMVAWPLKLYDACPLSDGSAAVVLASEAVAKTLTDTPVWIRGVGYSSDTANLSRREDYVGLRAAVTAASKAYAMAKVSPREIDVATAHDCFTIAELMAYEDLGFCEKGGGARMVREGETELGGRIPVNLDGGLKAKGHPIGATGVSMAVEITKQLRGEAGRHQAPIKHGVGLAHNIGGTGHYAYVTILSRD, translated from the coding sequence TTGAGCCGCGTCGCCGTCGTGGGGATAGGTCACAGCCGGTTCGGGCGGAGGACCGACGTGAACCTGGGGGAGCTCGCGTTCGAGTCGATAAAGCAGGCGGTCGACGATGCCGGGGTCGACAGGAAGGACATCGGCAACGTCGTGGTCGGCAGCGCCGGTGGATGGTATGAGGAGTCGCTCCCCGCGGTCGTAGTAGGCGAGTACGCTGGGCTGAGCGGGGCGGGGACCATGAGGGTGGAGGCAGCATGCGCCAGTGGGAGCGCCGCGGTGAAGGCTGCTTACAACAGCATCGTGAGCGGGGAGACCGAGGTGGCCATGGCAGTGGGGGTCGAGAAGATGACCGAGGTCGACACCCCGACTTCGGTGGAGCTCATCGGGAGGGCAGGCTCCTACACCTGGGAGTTCGAGAACTACGGGATGACCTTCCCAGCCTACTACGCCCTCTACGCCGTCGCCCACATGAAGAAGTTCGGCACCACCCAGGAGGACCTCGCCAGGATATCTGTGAAGGCGCACCGCTACGGTTCAATGAATCCCCTGGCGCAGTTCCAGAAAGAGATCACCCTGGAGAAGGCGCTCGGTTCGCAGATGGTTGCGTGGCCGCTGAAGCTCTACGACGCTTGTCCTCTCTCCGACGGCTCGGCGGCCGTGGTGCTAGCATCGGAGGCTGTCGCCAAGACCCTCACCGACACCCCTGTCTGGATAAGGGGGGTCGGCTATTCTTCGGACACCGCCAACCTGAGCAGGAGGGAGGACTATGTGGGGCTCCGCGCGGCTGTCACAGCCGCGTCGAAAGCCTACGCCATGGCCAAAGTATCCCCCCGAGAAATCGACGTCGCCACCGCGCACGACTGCTTTACCATCGCGGAGCTGATGGCCTACGAAGACCTGGGCTTCTGCGAGAAGGGGGGAGGGGCCAGGATGGTCCGCGAGGGTGAGACGGAACTCGGCGGGAGGATCCCGGTAAACCTCGATGGCGGGCTCAAGGCCAAAGGGCACCCCATAGGGGCGACCGGGGTTTCGATGGCCGTGGAGATCACAAAGCAACTCAGAGGCGAGGCAGGGCGCCACCAGGCGCCTATCAAGCACGGCGTGGGGCTGGCCCACAACATCGGAGGGACAGGTCATTACGCCTACGTGACGATACTCTCGAGGGACTGA
- a CDS encoding acyl-CoA dehydrogenase family protein — translation MSTLSPTSSDYNISVTEEQEAFRLAVREFAEKELAPVTQKIDRDNQMDMRLVKRAAELGLFGVPFPEEYGGGGGDDLSLVIATEEIARFSAAFSAVVGATYLVSTPLFLFGTEEQKRKYLVPIARGERIAAHAMTEPGTGSDVAAISTSAKKAGDKYVINGKKMFITNGDKAETFLIFARTSPKEEGKRHHGITAFIAEKGMPGLNVGQRTDVIGLRGDQPVELVFDNLEVPETNIVGELGRGVRIALTCYDHGRVGVAAQGTGLAQAALEAALNYSTQRQTFDNYLLSYQQVQFKIAEMTAAVHTARLLTYWAATLTKKGKDFIKASSIAKITATEAAEKNAHMAMLIMGAYGVSTDSQVERVLRDSQIIKTYEGTNDIQRLTIMKEVAKEMGVLQ, via the coding sequence ATGAGCACCCTGTCCCCGACTTCATCTGACTATAACATCTCTGTGACAGAAGAGCAGGAGGCCTTCCGGCTCGCCGTGCGGGAGTTCGCCGAGAAGGAGCTGGCGCCGGTCACCCAGAAGATAGACCGGGACAACCAGATGGACATGAGGCTGGTAAAGAGGGCGGCGGAGCTGGGCCTTTTTGGCGTCCCCTTCCCAGAGGAGTACGGCGGAGGGGGCGGCGACGACCTTTCGCTCGTGATAGCCACAGAAGAAATTGCCCGCTTCTCGGCGGCCTTCTCCGCGGTGGTGGGTGCGACCTACCTCGTCTCTACCCCACTCTTCCTCTTCGGGACCGAGGAGCAGAAGCGGAAGTACCTGGTCCCCATAGCCAGGGGGGAGAGGATAGCCGCCCATGCCATGACAGAGCCAGGTACTGGCTCGGACGTCGCGGCGATTTCGACCAGCGCGAAGAAGGCGGGGGACAAGTACGTCATCAATGGGAAGAAGATGTTCATCACCAACGGCGACAAGGCTGAGACTTTCCTCATATTCGCCAGAACCAGCCCCAAGGAGGAGGGAAAGAGGCACCACGGGATAACCGCCTTCATAGCGGAGAAGGGGATGCCCGGGCTCAACGTCGGGCAGAGGACGGACGTGATAGGGCTACGGGGGGACCAGCCGGTGGAGCTGGTCTTCGATAACCTCGAGGTCCCGGAGACGAACATAGTCGGCGAGCTGGGAAGAGGGGTGAGGATAGCGTTGACCTGCTACGACCACGGGAGGGTGGGAGTAGCCGCCCAGGGAACGGGCCTCGCCCAGGCCGCCCTCGAAGCCGCGCTGAACTACTCTACCCAGAGGCAGACCTTCGACAATTATCTGCTCAGCTACCAGCAGGTCCAATTCAAGATTGCAGAGATGACGGCTGCCGTCCATACGGCGAGGCTCCTCACCTACTGGGCAGCCACCCTCACGAAGAAGGGGAAGGACTTCATCAAGGCGTCCTCGATCGCGAAGATAACCGCGACGGAGGCAGCCGAGAAGAACGCCCACATGGCCATGCTGATAATGGGAGCTTACGGGGTGTCCACCGACAGCCAGGTCGAGAGGGTCCTCCGGGACTCGCAGATCATCAAGACCTATGAGGGGACCAACGACATCCAGAGGCTGACCATCATGAAGGAAGTGGCGAAGGAGATGGGGGTCCTTCAGTAG
- a CDS encoding 3-hydroxyacyl-CoA dehydrogenase/enoyl-CoA hydratase family protein — protein MAITKVTVVGAGDMGHGIAELFAVNGFDVVLVDKLPQAIDRAKARISASLDKMVERGKIGREQADATLRRLTYSGNTGEGVSGSDLVVEAVPESLELKRSVLKEIGEAAPRRAIIASNTSNIRITDLAEAVPGPERVVGMHFFNPPMVMKLVEVIPGARTDDAVVQQTVDACQKVGRTAVRVMKDRPGFIVNRINAADTLFFCLVQDRKLATPAEVDSFARGQGLPMGPYELVDFVGVDVAADSLAYFAGSISPEYGKGRTFGEMQKQGLLGKKSGKGFYDWSTGRAQIPKAEPTGAISIMDVFALEINESVKLIEEGVAAPGDIEKGVVLGMNRPFGPISVAKDLSNAEVKSKLEELASKFDCAIFAPAKSIAEGRMREAIDGRLQAVQAPAAPDAVPPPPQSGGGVLRLERLPGGVARVVLGRPRLNLINGEVLAELDRALDAVQLDQDIRVVIVTGEGGVFSAGLELTQYVPGTVAMMDFARKGERVMKKLADLPKLTIAVLKGYALGGGMELALACDLRVATSDVEIGFPELSRGLVPAWSGTQRLPRLVGLSHASSLILTGERIKGGRAYEIGLVNRVVPDGDPDEFAKAFASQLAASQAPVAVTLAKRLLNKAAEASPDVGLEMEAMAAGVLFGTDDLKEGFSAFLGKRKPEFKGK, from the coding sequence ATGGCAATCACAAAAGTCACTGTGGTAGGGGCGGGGGACATGGGGCACGGCATCGCGGAGCTCTTCGCCGTGAACGGGTTCGACGTGGTACTGGTGGACAAACTCCCCCAGGCCATCGACAGGGCGAAGGCTAGGATTTCGGCTAGCCTCGATAAGATGGTTGAGCGGGGGAAGATCGGCCGGGAACAGGCGGACGCGACCCTGCGCCGGCTCACCTATTCAGGGAACACGGGAGAGGGGGTGTCCGGGTCCGACCTAGTGGTCGAAGCCGTCCCTGAGTCGCTAGAGCTCAAGAGGTCCGTCCTCAAGGAGATAGGCGAGGCCGCTCCTCGCCGAGCCATCATCGCTTCCAACACCTCGAACATCAGGATCACCGACCTTGCTGAGGCCGTCCCTGGCCCGGAGAGGGTCGTCGGTATGCATTTTTTCAATCCTCCTATGGTGATGAAGCTCGTCGAAGTCATCCCAGGGGCCAGGACCGACGACGCAGTCGTGCAGCAGACGGTCGACGCCTGCCAGAAGGTGGGAAGGACGGCGGTCAGGGTCATGAAGGACAGACCGGGGTTCATCGTGAACAGGATTAACGCGGCTGACACGCTCTTCTTCTGCCTCGTGCAGGACAGGAAGCTCGCCACGCCAGCGGAGGTCGATTCGTTCGCCAGAGGGCAGGGGCTTCCCATGGGCCCCTACGAGCTCGTGGACTTCGTCGGGGTTGACGTCGCAGCGGACTCCCTCGCGTACTTCGCGGGGTCTATTTCCCCAGAGTACGGGAAAGGGAGGACTTTCGGAGAGATGCAGAAGCAGGGGCTCCTCGGCAAGAAATCTGGGAAGGGATTCTATGACTGGTCGACAGGGAGGGCGCAGATTCCGAAGGCGGAGCCCACAGGTGCGATATCCATCATGGACGTATTCGCGCTCGAGATCAACGAGTCGGTCAAGCTCATCGAAGAAGGGGTGGCGGCCCCGGGAGACATAGAGAAAGGGGTAGTCCTAGGGATGAACAGGCCATTCGGTCCCATCTCGGTCGCCAAAGATCTCAGTAATGCGGAGGTGAAGTCCAAGCTGGAAGAGCTTGCCTCGAAGTTCGACTGCGCCATCTTCGCCCCTGCGAAGTCAATCGCAGAGGGGAGAATGAGGGAAGCCATCGACGGGCGGCTTCAGGCGGTCCAGGCCCCCGCGGCACCCGACGCAGTGCCGCCTCCTCCCCAGAGTGGGGGCGGGGTGCTGAGGCTAGAGAGGCTCCCCGGCGGGGTAGCGAGGGTGGTGCTGGGGAGGCCTAGGCTCAACCTAATCAACGGCGAGGTCCTCGCCGAGCTGGACAGGGCTCTAGACGCAGTCCAGCTCGACCAAGATATCCGCGTGGTGATTGTGACGGGGGAAGGGGGGGTCTTTTCAGCCGGGCTTGAGCTCACGCAGTACGTCCCGGGAACGGTGGCGATGATGGATTTCGCAAGGAAAGGAGAGAGGGTGATGAAAAAGTTGGCCGACCTCCCCAAGCTGACGATCGCCGTCCTGAAGGGATACGCTCTCGGGGGAGGGATGGAACTGGCGCTGGCCTGCGACCTGCGAGTGGCGACCTCAGACGTGGAGATAGGGTTCCCAGAGTTGAGCAGGGGGCTCGTCCCGGCATGGTCTGGGACACAGAGGCTCCCCCGCCTTGTAGGGCTCTCGCACGCGTCGTCCCTGATACTCACAGGGGAGAGAATCAAGGGGGGGCGGGCGTACGAGATCGGCCTGGTAAACAGGGTTGTGCCGGACGGCGACCCGGACGAGTTCGCCAAAGCATTCGCTTCCCAGCTGGCGGCATCCCAGGCCCCGGTGGCGGTCACACTGGCAAAGAGGCTCCTCAACAAGGCGGCAGAGGCATCCCCCGACGTCGGCCTGGAGATGGAAGCCATGGCAGCAGGGGTGCTCTTCGGGACCGACGACCTGAAGGAAGGGTTCTCAGCCTTCCTCGGGAAGAGGAAGCCCGAGTTCAAAGGGAAGTGA
- a CDS encoding acetyl-CoA C-acetyltransferase, which translates to MAEIREVYVADYLRVPFSRSRPGQPERDVYNSVRMDQALGLLIRRLVERSALRPEDIGDVVTGCAFQTGENWLYGGRHPVLLAGLPVTVPGLAMDRACASSMNAAAEGAMEIMTGNSELVLAGGMEHLTHVPISNNPALAPNTRLLTRPEYMRYQMSTGYSMGLTAEKLAEEEGFSREEMDSYSLGSHVKAAKALDDGWFKGELMEMKVEVSGEERVVDADQSIRRDTTIEQLAGLQPSFKSGGLITAGNSSPLNAGASMVVLASKDKLQELGVEPLARIVSMGWAGVDPSVMGKGPVPASQKALARAGMKPEQIDLWEINEAFAVVVLYGMRELGLDPGRVNVNGGAIAIGHPLGASGARLVGTLARELKQTGKERGMATLCVGGGQGFAILMQRA; encoded by the coding sequence ATGGCTGAGATTCGTGAGGTGTACGTAGCCGACTACCTGAGGGTCCCCTTCTCCAGGTCCCGGCCGGGCCAGCCCGAGAGAGACGTCTACAACTCCGTCAGGATGGACCAGGCCCTCGGCCTGCTCATACGCCGGCTGGTCGAAAGGTCGGCACTGAGGCCGGAGGACATCGGAGACGTCGTCACAGGGTGCGCGTTCCAGACGGGCGAGAACTGGCTCTATGGGGGAAGGCACCCCGTGCTGCTGGCCGGGCTCCCGGTGACGGTCCCGGGGCTGGCCATGGACAGGGCGTGCGCGTCTTCGATGAACGCCGCGGCCGAAGGGGCGATGGAGATAATGACAGGGAACTCGGAGCTCGTCCTGGCTGGAGGGATGGAGCACCTCACCCACGTCCCGATCTCCAACAACCCCGCCCTCGCCCCCAACACCAGGCTTCTCACCAGACCAGAGTACATGAGGTATCAGATGAGCACAGGGTACTCCATGGGTCTCACCGCCGAGAAGCTGGCGGAAGAGGAGGGGTTCTCCAGGGAAGAGATGGACAGTTACTCGCTCGGGTCGCACGTCAAGGCCGCAAAGGCGCTGGACGACGGCTGGTTCAAGGGAGAGCTGATGGAGATGAAGGTCGAAGTGTCGGGGGAGGAACGGGTCGTCGACGCCGACCAGAGCATCAGGAGGGACACGACGATCGAACAGCTGGCGGGCCTGCAACCATCGTTCAAGTCCGGGGGACTCATCACAGCCGGGAACTCGTCACCGCTCAATGCCGGCGCATCCATGGTAGTCCTCGCCTCGAAGGACAAGCTTCAGGAGCTCGGGGTCGAGCCCCTCGCACGGATAGTGTCCATGGGGTGGGCAGGGGTTGACCCGAGCGTGATGGGGAAGGGTCCTGTCCCCGCGTCCCAGAAGGCCCTCGCCAGGGCCGGGATGAAGCCGGAACAGATCGACCTCTGGGAGATCAACGAGGCGTTCGCGGTCGTGGTGCTATACGGGATGCGCGAACTCGGTCTTGACCCTGGCAGGGTGAACGTCAACGGAGGCGCCATAGCCATAGGGCACCCGCTTGGCGCGTCGGGCGCGAGGCTCGTCGGGACCCTGGCCAGGGAGCTGAAACAGACCGGGAAAGAACGTGGGATGGCGACACTCTGTGTGGGGGGCGGGCAGGGGTTCGCGATCCTGATGCAGCGGGCGTAG
- a CDS encoding CoA transferase → MSFLEGVRVVDATRLLPGGYCSMLLSDMGAEVVKIEQPGLGDYMRATPPTKGGRSPVHATVNRNKKSIGIDLKSPEGKEVMRRLLKTADVFMEGFRPGAMSRLGFSFASVKRLNPRIIYCSISAYGQESRLSAMPGHDINFQAMAGTMAYSKGTEVPLLQLGDVASGMYAALGILGALAGRQRGIFLDVPIVGSLLSWMVIPAAAYLATGKAPREKHSMVFGSTPYYNVYRTSDGGYVAVAAIEEVFWRNLVTALGVPELQNKRFGTKEERAFATSELKRVFASRTRDEWSELLMGRDTCATPVLTVEEALKSDWARTLKMLVEIREDGQVLNGPLRGTPAIRREPFTPAPDLGADTLSVMRALGYAASTVSRLKASGAIE, encoded by the coding sequence ATGAGCTTCCTTGAAGGGGTGAGGGTGGTCGACGCCACCAGGCTCCTCCCGGGCGGGTACTGCTCCATGCTCCTCTCCGACATGGGAGCCGAAGTCGTCAAGATCGAGCAGCCCGGCCTGGGTGACTACATGAGGGCGACCCCTCCCACAAAGGGAGGGAGGAGCCCCGTCCACGCGACGGTCAACAGGAACAAGAAGAGCATCGGCATCGACCTGAAGTCCCCCGAGGGGAAAGAGGTCATGCGCCGCCTACTGAAGACCGCCGACGTCTTCATGGAAGGGTTCAGGCCTGGCGCCATGTCCCGGCTCGGGTTCTCGTTCGCAAGCGTGAAGAGGCTGAACCCGAGGATAATCTACTGCTCGATCTCGGCCTACGGCCAGGAGAGCAGGCTGAGCGCCATGCCTGGCCACGACATCAACTTCCAGGCGATGGCGGGGACCATGGCATATTCGAAGGGGACCGAGGTCCCGCTCCTCCAGCTTGGGGACGTGGCGTCAGGGATGTACGCCGCCCTGGGGATACTGGGTGCCCTCGCCGGGCGGCAGCGCGGCATCTTCTTGGACGTCCCCATAGTAGGTTCGCTTCTTTCATGGATGGTCATACCCGCGGCTGCATACCTCGCGACCGGGAAGGCGCCGAGGGAGAAGCACAGCATGGTCTTCGGCTCGACCCCGTACTACAACGTCTACAGGACGTCCGATGGCGGGTACGTTGCAGTGGCGGCCATCGAAGAGGTCTTCTGGCGAAACCTGGTCACAGCCCTGGGGGTCCCCGAGCTGCAGAACAAGAGGTTTGGGACCAAGGAGGAGAGGGCCTTCGCAACCTCGGAGCTCAAGAGGGTGTTCGCCAGCAGGACGAGGGACGAGTGGTCGGAGCTGCTCATGGGGAGGGATACCTGTGCGACCCCCGTCCTCACGGTGGAGGAAGCCCTGAAGAGCGACTGGGCGAGGACCCTGAAGATGCTCGTCGAAATCAGGGAGGACGGCCAGGTCCTCAACGGCCCGCTCAGGGGTACCCCCGCCATCCGGAGGGAACCGTTCACGCCCGCACCGGATCTTGGCGCTGACACCCTCTCTGTGATGAGGGCTCTGGGGTACGCCGCTTCCACGGTCTCCAGGCTGAAAGCGAGCGGCGCGATAGAGTAA
- a CDS encoding MBL fold metallo-hydrolase: MWTYKGVKVHWLGHDSFVLQGSKTVVLDPFKTKGNYAADVLLVSHEHFDHLSNEDIRRFAEQSTLMVAPEQCEGPLRAFGQQKRIVKPWESLDAGGVKIEAVPAYNLNKFREPGKVFHPKEDRKVGYVVTLDGTRFYHAGDSDFIPEMKSLDVDVAFLPVSGTYVMTAEEAAEAAASISAKALVPMHIGKIVGTMADAERFRVLVGGNKKVEILEEE; this comes from the coding sequence TTGTGGACATACAAGGGAGTCAAAGTCCACTGGCTCGGCCACGACTCTTTCGTTCTGCAGGGTTCGAAGACGGTGGTGCTGGACCCTTTCAAGACGAAGGGGAACTATGCCGCCGATGTCCTCCTCGTCTCCCACGAGCACTTTGACCATCTGAGCAACGAGGACATCAGAAGGTTCGCGGAGCAGTCTACCCTGATGGTCGCCCCCGAGCAGTGCGAAGGTCCTCTCAGAGCGTTCGGCCAGCAGAAGAGGATCGTCAAACCCTGGGAGAGCCTGGATGCGGGCGGAGTAAAGATAGAAGCAGTCCCAGCGTACAACCTGAACAAGTTCAGGGAGCCGGGGAAGGTCTTCCATCCGAAGGAAGACAGGAAGGTCGGGTACGTGGTGACGCTGGACGGGACGCGGTTCTACCACGCGGGAGACAGCGACTTCATCCCCGAAATGAAGAGCCTGGACGTGGATGTTGCTTTCCTCCCCGTCTCAGGTACCTACGTGATGACCGCCGAGGAGGCGGCTGAAGCGGCGGCCTCCATCAGCGCGAAGGCTCTGGTGCCGATGCACATCGGCAAAATCGTGGGGACGATGGCGGACGCCGAGAGGTTCAGGGTGCTGGTCGGCGGGAACAAAAAAGTAGAGATTCTCGAAGAAGAGTAG